The genome window acccctaggtgcaagataatataagcctcatcccttcgcttgtgttccatcttgcatcaacccatctggacaggggcacgcggcactaaaattcactagtcggttcggttgagggtcccccaggtccgaaacaccgacagtggtGTACCGCCTGGCGGTGCCCTCTACggcggtgcggacggtccgcagccctgggccagacggtccgcgacctgggcgcaggagcggtgTCTTCCCTGCGTCACACCAGACGGTCCAcagctctgggccggacggtcAGCGACCTGGCGAcaaggtcgtcttcctcctccttactggaatctagatctcgtcccctggggaagagatcttaaggtgctccgggtcgacaggtcacccggggcgtcccgAAACAACGTGGAGTCACCTagtaattaagagatcaattcgaggaagaggtcttgagtggacaactagatcttgcccccgggaggggtgagatcctagggtcgtcttggaatcggcaggccacccaagacagaTCTAGACAACGTAGActcgaataggggtggaggtggatatgtggaaggctacaactagaactacgctacatctactcctagggcaggaaaagtaagtaAAGTAATTAGTTCGATtagaatgtgttcgggggttctcaatcggtcgtacccctttatatttataggggaggaggcctggaccttttcctaagagatagccaacaactcccacgtgattagatggataaccacgcacgagataaggataaacacccgagttaatctaatctcggggcACGCGAACTGTCCGGGcccaagggccggaccgtccgctcattttggtgtccaacacaaacattttGCAGACTAAGTCGTGTGATAATCTTGGTGACTTATTTACAAAGTCATTACCATATTCCACATTTTCGAAGTTTGTTAAAGGGACAGGTATGAGACGATTTAGAGATTTGCATGAATCAGGGGGAGTATCACTGTCCAGAATATAACCTAGTTGACATTATATTATACTCTTTTCTTTCTATAGATTTTCCCTCGAAGAGGTTTTACCATATAAAGTTTTTAATGATGTAATATCAACACAGGGAATGTTTTTGTAAGATAATAATACTCAGAATAGGATAGATATTGAATAGTTTTGTATTCCTAGATGATGTAATGGGATAGATTCGATCAAGGGGAGTGTTGAAGAACAAAAAGGCGACAATGATCTTATCCGAAAGTAACAAGAAGTCTCCAGAAGAGTAGCAGTTATTACATCTCCCTTTAATCCTAATTAAGTATAATGTACATGTGATTAAATGGTCAAGCGGCTATCGCTTCGGCCGAACAGACGCAATGTATCTATTCAGGATGTATAAATACTTTTCAATACTGATGCAATAGTACGTACGATTCACTTTTCATTATTCATACTCAAACAGTATATGCTCCTTTTTCCAATTCTACGTACAGTAAAAACGAAACGTCGCGAGCCTATTGGATCGCATCGGATCAGATGGTCCAACGCACACGTGCCCCTGACTATCTCTCTCTCCGGCTTCCTATCGAGACACCTAGAGCTAGCCAGTATAGCAACAGgctataaaaaaaagaaaaaaaggctaATTAGTTTATTTTTTGTTGTTTCAATCAGCGACGCGTACGCGTCACTCATCTCCGTACCTATCAGAGACGCAATACGTGTTTCTTTTCTCTGCATCACCGATGCTTGATACTCCTGGAGATGAGGACGggcactagagatggcaatggatacccgaaacccgaaacccgatgggtttttactcTATTAGGGTACGAGTTTGGGTCAATTTTTATACCCATGgatttgttaatgggcataaatctatacccggcgggtttatgggtacgggtttgttcctatagtacccaaacccgtgaacccgtgggttttttaaaacccgaccaaacctagtgcatattgtcattttattttataaacgaccaACAAAattgttattccttatttacttcataatttttattaattggtgaatgtatcagtagtcggtgagagtgttgcttgcttgctattatagtttttactagcgttatatatgtggtggatggataacttagtgcaaggtcacttaattatacaacttattatttgtatttcattctctctactaataatttttataccaaatcatgaactcgttgttcattacatagattttgggtcatgatctcattaatcattataattcttattgattatgagaagaacaagtatatttgagatgaaacccgcgggtaacccatgggtacccgctaacccgatgggtatgggtttgggcaaaatctcaaacccgtcatgggcacgggttttttaatgggcatagatatttttcaTGGGTACGGATTTGGGACGGCAAAGCAAAACCCaacgggtttgtacccgttgccatctctaacgGGCACTCGACCCGCGCTAGCGATAGGTGGCCGAAAAGGCGAGAACCGGGGGCGCATTTGGCAGCGTGGACAGTGGACACGCATCGTGCTCGGCGACGACCACAAGAAAGCTGAAAGCCTGTCCCAGGTCTCGCGTGGCCGTGTCCCCGGAAACGGCGCCGGGGTCTTCCCACCCGGCCCCTGGCTGGCCTACGTGCCGCCAATCAAGCCCCGCCCCCGCGGCGTGTCAGGATCGCCGGGCTCCGCCTCCGTCCGTCCGTCGGACACGCACTTCCAGAAGACCAGAACGCGGCACGTCGCCTCCCGTGCCAGATGTTCTGCGCCTTCTGTCAACTGGGCTATAGAGATGACGTCGCGTTGCAGTTGCAGTACAGCAATGCGGTTCGAGTACGACTGAGATGATACTGTTCTGTTCGGTTGTTCTCACGGAAAAGGGAAACGAGAGAATGAGAGATCCATGCGGTTGTGACCACGGCGAATGATGCGTTTCAAGGCATGTACGTACGTTGTTGGACTTTAGAATCACTTCCGCCTGCACGTTTCTGTAGACCTGGTATGCTGACGGAGCTGGATTGGTCTCCGTGGTTCCTGCACTTAAGGGTTTATTcatttagctctcaatccatgtggattgagtgagattgagTGAGTTTAAATCTTAAATAAGTTAAATTTCTTTACAATGTTTTCCAATCTCATCTAGTTCATAGataacgggattaaccgaacaaggtaTAAATGGTCTCACTTATTAGATGCTTTTCAGGGAAAGGAgaaaaaaaaaaagaagagagGATCTTTAGTATATAGATTATGTGAGAAAATGACACCGCGCCTAAACGCTCGTTTCGTTCGTGAACTCTCGACGATAGATCATAGGAAAATGACATGGTGCCTAACCACCGAACAACTCTCATCATCCCCACTCGAACCCATGCAGCCTACTAATCATCTCAAATAAACACGTGCAATAAACCTACCATATAAGACTTTATTCGGTTAAGGATTGAATGTGATTTAAAAAAATAAGGACTTGATCGGTTATTCCTATCTCATTTGAATTCATTTGAATTAGATGTGACTGAAAAAAAATATGAAGAATTTTGACTTGTGCTGAGTAGCAGGATGGGTCGAGCCGACGGTTCCGGCCCTAAGACCGGACGGTCAGCGCACGCGCAAAATCAGTTAGGGTTCTGAGTTTCTTGTGTTATTTGTTAGCTAAATCTGTAGAATTAGCTTGGGAGACggcttgtaacgggtccagatcCCCTATATATAGAGAGGACTATGGCCGATTGAAACACCAACAatcaaatcaataatcaatatacatctcgtttttaccttatgcattaagagtagttctagtttagccctagtttagcctctctCTATCTCaaatcttcacatctcttcggctctacgtcgcttAGAGGCGTCTTGGGCGGCCTACCGATCCCAAGACAAAGTCTAGGATCTCTTCTCTCCGccagggtccctcccgggagcgagattaaGGCGCTGCCGGCAAACTCCGCTGCCCCTGCGCATGCGTGGACCGTCCGCCTCGTAAGGCATGAACACTAGCCTCAGTGCCAGGTCGCGAAtcgtccggcccctggccacggaccgtccgcgcctccgcAGAGAGCACCGCTACCGGTTATCATCGCAGTGATTGGTGCTTGGATCGGTGCCAACAACTTGTTCGGGATTGAAACTCATTCAATCCCACCCAATACATATGGATTGAGAGTAAGACGAACAAGCCataagaagtttgacttgcttgGTATTTAAACACACTCATATCTTGTTCGGTTTAAAGTGGATTGAGGAGGATTAAATCCCCTcatatacaaatttgtataaAAATAGATTAAATCTCTTCAATCCTGCTCAATCTAttctaaccgaacaaggcctcaaTCCCACTTAATTTATATGAATTGAGAGCGAACCGATCAATCCTGACTTGGGGAGCACCTTTTCTTGAAACGGAAAAACATATGTATCTAGTCTCGCCGCAAGTTAGCAAATCAGACGCCACGTAGTacacataagcacacatccctgaGAGCGAAACCTCTCCTGTGTTTCAACCCAAGCGCAATGCACATAATCGAATCGAACCTGGAGTATAACATTAGTTTTGATGTAAGTTCTGAATATGATTCTGAACATAATGACACCGTAGAAAAAAAACCCTCAGAttcaagcaaaaaaaaaaaaaaaaacagaaggaggTGAGTTTCAAGCTGATGCGGCAATCTACCATCTGGAAGTAGCACATGACCCCGGTTAATTAATGAATGTATCTTTAGTCTAAAacaaattatattatatttttggatggagaagTATTTAGAAGTATTTGATTTCACGCTTTTTATACCAATGAAGTTTATCTTAATAATTCCTTATAAGCTATCCATTTACTCCAGCCATAAGCCAGCTAGTTCCTATAGGCTGTTTTGGTTCGATTGTCCCGAAACGCTTGGTCGTAAAGATTTTCGGTTGTAACCCAGACCAGTACACAAGACACTACGGATACAAAAGTTTTTTATCGTTAGAAATTTCAAATTATTTTATATACGATATAATCTAAACAAAACCAGAGTTCACGCTTTCGGACCGGTCGAGTCCGAGCGTTCGGACCCGGAGATTGGCGGCCACCGGCCAGCACCCCCACCCGGTGCGATTGCGAACCAAACCTGGCCTCGTGCGCGCGGGACCCGGAGTGAGATGAGGATAAGATCGGAGAACAGATTCCGGAGCGAAAGCCATGCGTGGCAGCGCCGCAGTGGCCAGCCCGAGCCAACACGCCTTTATTAACGCAGATTTACACCCCACGTGTCGGCGTGGGTCGCAGGACCCGATGTGCCATGGACGCGACGGCACTCGGCACAGTGCCACAGGCGGGGAGATGCGAGGGCACGACCACGAACCGCTGCAAAAACAAATGGTTTCCGCACCGAATTTCGCACGTTACTCGCTCGCGACGCGAGATGGACAGATGGTTTTTGCGTTGGTCAATCCGTCAATGGACCGACGGAGAGAAAGCGGGCGGGGAGGGCAGGCGCGGGGCGCGTTATCTCGCCGCGGCGTGGCGCCGGGAGTTATATAAAAGCGCGCACCGCGGAGGCCGACGCGCAGAGGGAGCCCAAGGAAGCGAAGCGGAAGAGACCGAGAGGGAGAAGCGTTTCTCCTGGGTTGTTCGGGTGAGCCGCTAGCGAGAGCGAGACGGAGCGAGGCTTTGCCGCTGCAGAGCAGAGCGACATGAGCTACCGGCTTGGAGGCGCGGCGGACCGCGAGGAGGGGGACGAGGAGCTGTTCGAGACGGCGCCGTCCGTCTCCGGCGGCGAGGGCTCGTGCGACCAGGAGCGCCGCGCGTTCGTGCCGCCGCTGCGGAGGATGAACTCGGACAGCATCTACGACATGGCGTCCATGGTGTCGCAGCAGCTCCCAGCCAAGTAAGTGCGCGCGCGCCTGCACCCATGGTCTGTCTTCTCACGCCTCACGGTATTTTTGCTCATGAATCGGGGACCTGGCTGGCTGGCTTGCAGGAAAGGGCTATCGCGGTACTACGAGGGCAAGTCGCAGTCGTTCGCGTGCATGTCGGAGGTGCGCTGCCTGGAGGACCTGCGCAAGAAGGGCAGCCCCTACAAGCACAGGACCAACAAGAGCTACGGCGCGCTGGGACTGGGACTGGGAGGGATGATGTGGCCAAGAAGCCCGCCTCCAGCTCCTGCGCCGACCTCGGCCTCGCCGCCGCCAACGGGTTCAGGACGGCCCACGGCCCCAATTCAGAACGGGTACCACCAGTGAGGCTGTAGCCTGTAGGCAGACGACGAGAgcactgcaactgttttttcgttctctcttttttttttttaCTTCTCTACTCTTGTTCTGCGGGATTTCCTTCACGGGCTTGACTTGACTTGACTGTGAGAATTTTACGAGGTGGTGTGAACTGTTGCTTGCTCTGCTATCGGAGTACCTGTAGAGCACTAGAGGGACTCACTCACAACATAATTGACCGTTCTGCACTGTTGCTGCTCGGCAAAACAAACTGCTGTTTGGGTAAATACGAAGCACTGCAGTCCTGGCAGAAAATAATGATCGACTGTTTCCTTCCTTTGGAGTGACCATTAACCGAATCCTCTCCCGCACCTACCACATAAGCTCTCAACTCAACTTTGATTCAGTGTACAGACCATAGAAGGCTATATAGCTCAGTTTTTTTAGAATTCACACAAGTTTATTTCAGCGCTCGCTCAGAAATCGTATAACATAATGAAATAGTGTGTGGAAAGAGCTCCAGAGAGATCGATGGTCTTTAGTAGGGGTATTTATAGAGATTGATGATCAAATTTGTgattttttttttcattttttgaATTTTTCGGACTCCAAAAATAACTAGTTGCAACGGCTGGACCAATTAAAAACCTCCACGTCGCTCTCATCCGTCACTCTTGCTCTCCCTCTCGCCAGGCGACAGTGGGCCCCCTGCGCGAGAGACAGCACGTCCAAGGAAAACATTGAGATCTCTCGCAATCTCTACACCAATACTCAGGTCAGATCTCCGATAGCCAAATCTCTCACGCCACCCACAGGCCAGACCATACAGTTCTGTCCCGAGAGAATAATTCTGCAGGATGTGCAAACAGCAAACTCATGCCACTAAATTAAACTCTGCCGATGTAAGAGCGAAATACAGACGCGAAAGCCACCATAGCAAAATCATCTACCAGGTTCGAACAATGGCCAGGACCAGGAGATGGTTCGCAGGAGAGTTTCCTCATGATGGGCTTGTGGCGAACCAACTAGCGCTTGGACAACGTAAAACAAACAAAATGCATCGCTACACCTAGGCGCAGCCAGCGGGGCTTTGTTGGTCTGGACAGCATATTTAGATGGCAAAGTAAAACAAACTCAATGGTAGCAGAGCATGGCCTCGAAAGGATGCTTCACTGGATTCTTCGTCAGATGATGTTGAGCTCTGAATTCTTGCATTGCTTGACAGTTCACTGGATTCGTCATAAGACAATGCTGAGCTGAGCAGGTTGGGTTCGAGCTCTGCTCTGCATGGAAAGGCATCTCGCGTTGAGCTTGCCGAACATTTTTAACAGCCCGCAGCGAAGAAGTGCCATATTTCAGCAACTGGATCACTGAATTGGAGACCAAGTAGTGTCCGAGTAATAGAAGTGCCATATTTCAGCAGCTGGACTCCTGAGTCGGAGCGCGCGGTGCACAGGACACGCTGGACCGGACGACCGTCGTCACTGCAGAGCTCTCTGGCGAACTCCCCTCCGTGGCGACAGCTACAGGCCACGGGAGCTGTGCAGTGACGGCGTAGTGAGGACGGCGTGTGAACGACGGACGGTAATGGTGACGGGCTGTGTGTCGATCAAAGCTCAAGGGACGAGATAGATGGTGGGAGCATGTCAAACGGGCGAATTTGCCGGTGTCTCCGTTTCTACTGTGTCAAAATTCTCAGCATGATGTCTATTCTAGCGAAGCCCATCGTGCAGTGTTGTATACTAATTGCAAACATATCCTTTCTTATCCGGCCGTCTTGGTTCTAGCCACTCCCCACTCCTCACGGCTCACGAGGGTACGGCACCTCGCCGTGGCCCGCGGCTGTTTCCGAGGCAAGCGGACTCACCGGCGTCCTGCGCACGCGAGGCGAGCAGCGGCTCCGTCGACCTGCGAGCCAATCCGTCTTTATTTCTCCACCCCAATATCCAAACATAAGATAAAAATCTATCCAACACTCATTTCCCACGCCACTCCCCCACTCCCTCTCCACCCTGCTTCCGTTTTCGGCCGGCGATGGCGACGACCGCCGCCGCATCCACGTCGCTCCGGCCGCTGTCACCGTCCCCACCTCGCATCGCGGTTACACTCTTCACCCTGTTCATCTCAATCTATTTTCCTCAATAACGGACTCATAGCGTCATCTAATCATCCGCGTTTATGCTAATCAGAGTTTGCCCCGTCGGTGGTGTTGGGGAATCCCGGTGCAGTCCTCCGGGCGGAGCGCATTCCATGCTGAACGGCGGAGGCGGTCCGTGTTCTATCCTTGCTCTCCGTATTTTAATTAAATTTCACATGTGCGCTCGGCCTTAACTTTGCCCAATTGCACGATTTGGTCCGATTGGTTACGAACAATGGGACTTATCCTATCACCTCCTTAGCCATGCTGTGGCATAGCTGTGCGCGGGATTAAGAAATATAATGAGCTGGGTGAATTTTATAACTGAACATTGCAGTAGAACTGCCGCTGTGTGTCTGTGGTTGATGAACAAATGTGATCCTGGGCCTGGGAATTGTAATCAATCAAGTAGTAGCATGGCTATTATTAGAAAGTTGGATGTGCATGTCAACTTTGGAGGTGCCAAATTGCTGACACAAATTTGTGATTAATGTTAATACTACCCTGCACTCACCAGGATATATCTTTCTATCTTAAATTTTGATGCGAATGTGGCTAGATAATATTCTTAATTAAGGACTTAAGATTTCATTAAACAGGAGCACTTTATTATGCGCTGCTGATAAAGCTCCTGAAGAATCCCTCAAGAAGACCATTGAAGTGGATAGGCTTATTGATATGCTGAGGGACGCAAATCCTAGAGAGGTAAATGTGAATGTATGATTTCTTTCTCAAGTCTGGCTGGTATTTAGATCACATTATCCCTTTGAACTGTGGTTTCTGTCCCACGTTTCGATTTGGACTTCAGTATTGTTTTCAAGTTGGGCGACTTGCTGGCTAACCGACTTGGATGATTAATCACGATTAATCAACGACTTCAGCGATTAATAGCGATTGGTCCAAACTGACTTGGACGATTAATCACGATTAATCAGACGAGTCACTTCACACTATAGATCTCCAATTTGAAACCCACTAGTTTGTACTATTTCTGAACAAAGGAGACCCCAATTTCGATTAAGCAAAACAGAAATACAGATGTTTGAGCAGGCATAAGAAATAGAGAGACAGAAGCCTGAAATCCTTCCACCTGTTAATAGTGATCCGCAGATTACTGCCACAGATGCAGAGGAATGGTGCACAGACTACTGTCATTACATTAAAAGGCCACATTACTTCTACTCCTACAGGACCCTGCTCATTACATAACATTCAGAAATCAGAATACAAAGAGCAGCAAAACTGGCCAACCAGAACATGCAAACAGAGGTCACAGAGGGACACGTCCAGCCATTAGTTCTATTCATATTCCCCCCTCTCGGATGTCTTCCAGTTGTAGGGGAGCCAGCCAGCCAGGTTTGTCAGAGCAGCTGTAGCAACTAGCAAGCAGTCTTGTGGCCACCTTTAGCACATTATTGACACCTTCCACCACATCTCTTGCTTTTTCTTTGGGTACAGACCTCTCCAGTAGCACATATGAGCACAATATAACAAACAATTTCAGCAGGGTTCTTGATTAGTTTATTCTCAGGAGAGGCAGTAACAACTGACATAGAGCCTCTAGGAGTGGAAGCAGTACCACGATCCCGAGTGGTACCGGCAGCTTGACAAGCATGGTATTCAGGCAACTTCTCTGGACTATGCAAAAAAACAGTTACCTGGAGTATGACCAATCTTGCCATAATGTGGACAAGGCTCCTGAGAGGCACCTTTTTGTGCGCTAAACTTCTGAGAAGCAGCCAATACACTATGAAACACTTGCATGGAAGATGTCATATATCGTAGATGTGTCCATAGGGAATCAAATTCTGCTCATGACAAAACAATAAGTAAGAAACTTCTCAATAAATTTGTGGGATGGACAATCAACAGTTGTACACGCAGGCGCCATAGAGGTCAATGATCCCATCAGACGACCAAAAACTTAGTAGTATTTATCAATAGACATGTCTTGCTGCTCAATAACACGAGTCTGTTGCATAAGACTGTGCAAGAGAGCACCGATGTCGTGAATATACTGCTCCTTCAAGCATGACTAGATAGCCTTGGATGTTTTACACTTGGAGAGACTCATAATCATAGGTTACTTATTACTGTTGACCATGGCAGCCATGACCTTCCCATCATTAATCTGCCATGTTTTGACGTCAGCAGCATTACTCTGATCACTCTGAAGCAAAGGAGGATCATTAGTGAAATGAAAAAGGTCATGACCCCTTAAAGCAGTTTTGACACAAAATGCCCACTCTGGGCAATTCTGACCATCAAAAATAATATTGATAGGAATAGTATTGATCTGAGACATGACTGAAAACTTCTAGCAGCCAACCAACTGTGAGAAAAATCTGTTACCACCGTGCTTGGAAGGAGCAGAAGATGGCCTCTGAGGAAGCAGAGTGGAGCCGGTTGCAACATTAGTCCAAGCTCCACGGACTAATGTATATATTCAGACGTAGTGCCCTCATATTAAATGTAgttgttatggtcgctagatcggtgagggattggagaggggtatcgatgggcaggaacgccggccgggggcctctgcccacggccgagcaagaggagagtttttcccttctaattcttgcctactttatttctcatccattgattacataaataggccagcTGGCCGCCCCTATCTacctagagatccttatctccttaaaactctcctaaaaactctcaacaaactaactgataaccttcctagataatctcaactaatctcctaaataatctcaactaatcttctaatcttatctctaactattctTATCTAATCTCCCTTGGAGGGCCTATGGCTGTTGCTACCGCAGCCCCTCcatgggcctccttaggccctgacactacACCCCTCCTGGACAAGCAGCTCGTCCTCGAACTGCAGCATGACGGGTGCTCAAAGACCGAGTCTACTTGACCCAAAACCAGACACCTAGAAgacaagccttttacatctcgacTTATCTTATTATTCTGAATCTGATTTTTTGACCCCATAAGATAAGGTGGACACCCTCCGCGCATTGGACTTGCACGTGTGCAGCCAcctggatcccatggacgccatctAGACGAAAGGGGAGCACATGGACGGGCACCTGGAATAGGTCGCAACAATAACTAGCGGAGGCGTCCTCGTGGCGGCCGATAGCGGAATGTGGTGGCGCTAAATAGTGCGCCCTTGCCGATGACGAGGGGAGTGCCTTCCTTACCGCCGCTGCCGTAGAGTTGACGTTCGTCGCCCGAGGGACACGTACCATGCTCGCACTTGGAGATAGCGGCCCGGTGCCACTGCTGATGGCCGTCCGACAAGGTGAGGTCGCGCCCCCGTGTGCCGAGGTCAACCGTCACCAAGGCCGCCTCAAGCATCTGCCGGCGCATCTCCCGCACTCTCTGTCGTGCAAGGAAGCCACGAGCAGCAGCTTGTATGCCCACAGCCGCCGACGTCCGGAGCCGTGCGGACAACACCAGCTGGTGTTGCTCATGTTGCACTGCTGCCTTGATTTGCAGCAGCCCTTGCTCAACCTTCTGGAGCGTGGCTTGCATCTTTGTGAGATCAGCCCTTATGTTGGTCCACAAATCCCCCATCGATAGAGCTGGTGATTGCTGAGTCGTGGCTGCCCCTAGTGGCGTCGCGCATGGGGACGGAGACACCATCAacgaagatgatgtgatgaaattTGGCGTTGTCCTTGGGGATGGGCACGCCGGCGTCCAGGATGTGGTGACAAAATTGGCAGACGATGCTGCCCATGGAGATAGGGACGCCGGTTGCCAGGATGGCGTGACGAAGGTGGCATGCGACGcagcccatggagatggggacgtcgattgccaggacggcgtgacgaaggtgacatgcggcgctgtccatggagatggggacgctGATTGCCAGGATGTCGCCGCGGAATTGGCAGCAGAAGCCATGTGATCAGATCGAAACCCAAGCTAGCCGATACCAGATGTTATGgccgctagatcggtgagggattggagagggatatcgatgggcaggaacgcCGGCCGGGGGCCTGTGCCCACGGCCAAGCAAAGAAGAGGGTTTCTCCCTTATAATTCTTGtctgctttatttctcatccattgattacatgaATAGGCCGGTTGGctgcccctatctagctagagatcattatctcctaaaaactctcaacaaactactaactgataaccttcctagataatctcaactaatctcctaaataatctcaactaatcttctaatcttatctctaactatccttatctaatccctcttgagggcccatggctgctgctaccgcagcccctccgtgggcctccttaggccctgactagagatggcaacggggacCCGATCCCCAATTCCCCgtggggaattcccctattaggggACGGGTATGAGACTAATTTAGTCCCCACGGGGATCTAAATGGGGAAATTTTAATCCCCGTCGGGTTCGCGGGGATGGGGATGGGGGACCATCCCCCGTCCCCGTTCCCCGTGTACCCGCCCCACGAAACTTTTTTATTCCATATTAGTCAATTTATTTGTTAAAATTATAGTAAAAACTCAGTGCATGACATGTTATAAAATAGcaaactaaactctaaagtagATGTCTCTTGTAATTTTTAATCTTGTTTGTTAAATTCGTATTAATttgatacaatc of Zea mays cultivar B73 chromosome 8, Zm-B73-REFERENCE-NAM-5.0, whole genome shotgun sequence contains these proteins:
- the LOC100381528 gene encoding uncharacterized protein LOC100381528 produces the protein MSYRLGGAADREEGDEELFETAPSVSGGEGSCDQERRAFVPPLRRMNSDSIYDMASMVSQQLPAKKGLSRYYEGKSQSFACMSEVRCLEDLRKKGSPYKHRTNKSYGALGLGLGGMMWPRSPPPAPAPTSASPPPTGSGRPTAPIQNGYHQ